The window TGCACTTTTCATGTTTTCTACTTCTTTTCCTTCAATATTTCTAATCATATTTGATATTACTATAGGAAGTTTTTTACTTATTGCAAATTTTGATAATTCTTGCATATATCTCATGAAGAGGGAATTTTTTTTAAATGTGGATTCATCAGTTTTGTATTCATATGAAAATAAATCAGTAATATTATCAATTACTATTAGAGAATAATCATTAGTTTCAAAATTTTTAATAGATTTTATTTGTTCAGAAGAATTTCTTATTCTTGAAACAGTAATTTTTTCTAGAAAATTTATTTCACTCATTGATTGTTTTTGGATTTCTAAAATTCTCTCTGGCCTAAATCCACCAGTTGTATCAAAATATAGAACATGGCCACCATTTTTGATTGAATTTATTGATAATTGAAGTAGAAGTTGAGTTTTTCCTGTTCCATTTCCTCCAAAAATATCTACTATCAAACCTTCTGGAATTCCACCTGACAAGAATTCATCTATTTTTTGTAAACCAGTAGAGATCATTTGTATAATTAATTGAAAAAGAAGAAAAAATTTAAGGAATTTCAATTTTTACAAAAGAGGTAAGGCTTTTATTCTAGAGAACAAAGTTGCAATTCAAGTGAATAATTAGTGTCTCAATCAAACAGTGCAAAAAGACCTTTAACTACTCTTCAAAAAAGTACCAAAAAGAAAGTTACCGTGAGACTAAAAAATGAGGTAGAGTACAAAGGGAAGATGGATAATGTTGATTCTTACATGAATTTGATTATGACTGATGCTGAAGAGCTTCATGACGGTAAAACAATTGCAAATTATGGCAGAGTTATTGTTAGAGGAAATAACGTGTTGTTCATTAAATTAGAAAATGAACTCTAGTAGGTTTTTCCTATGACAAATAATTTCCTATTCACATCTGAATCAGTAACAGAAGGTCATCCAGACAAAGTTTGTGATAATATTTCTGATGCATTTTTAGATGAATATCTTAGACAAGATCCCAATTCCAGAGTTGCTATTGAAACAATGGTTACTACGGATTATGTAGTTATATCCGGAGAAGTTACATCAAAGGCTAATTTTGATAAAAAAGAACAAGAGGAATTAGCTCGAAAAACAATAAGAGAAATAGGATATGATAACAAAGACTTGATGTTTGATGCGGATACATGTCAAATTAATTTAAAGCTGCACTCACAAAGTCCGGATATTAGCCAAGGAGTTACAGCAACAGAAGAAAAAGAGCAAGGAGCTGGTGATCAAGGATTAATGTTTGGTTATGCTACTAATGAAACAGAAGAGTTGATGCCTATGCCAATACTTTTAGCTCATAAACTTATTCAAAGATTATCACAAGTCCGAAGAGAGAAGATTTTACCTTGGGTTAGACCTGATGGTAAATCACAAGTATCAGTAAGATACGAAAATAATAAACCAACAAAAATTGAAACAGTTGTGGTCTCAACACAACATGCACCAGAAATATCTCAAGAGGAAATTTCAAGAAAAATAATTGATAAAGTAATCAAACCAGTATTAGGAAATCTTTGGAATGATCAAATTAAAATCCACATAAATCCAACTGGAAAATTTGTAATTGGTGGTCCTCATGGGGATGCTGGTTTAACTGGTAGAAAAATAATTGTTGATACATATGGTGGATTTGGAAGACATGGTGGAGGGGCTTTCTCTGGAAAAGATCCTTCCAAAGTTGACAGATCTGCATGTTACATGTGTAGATATATTGCCAAAAATCTTGTTGCCGCTGGACTAGCAGAGAGATGTGAAGTTCAAGTTGCATATGCAATAGGAGTAGCTGAACCAGTTTCTCTTTATGTAAATACATTTGGAACAAATAAAATTCCAGAAAATCAGATTGAGGAATTGGTAAGGAAAAATTTCGATATGAAACCATCTGGAATTATTTCTCAGTTAGATCTTAAAAGACCAATTTACAAAAAAACTGCTTCATATGGACATTTTGGAAGAAATGAACCTGAATTTACATGGGAGAAAACAGACAAAGCTGAAATACTAAAACAGTCTGCCGGACTCTAATAATTCCAGTACAGATTGAAATTTAATTTGAGAGATTTTTGTTAGTTTTTGGTGATTTCCTTTAAAATTCCCTATCAGAATATTTAGATCATCTACTCCATAATCAGATTTAATTTTATTAATAGCATTATAGTATGAATCTTCTAAATTTATTTTTTGTATGGAAGTCTTTGTTTTTTTAGAGAATAATTTTACATATTGTTCAAAAGTAACAGTTTCAGGACCAACTAGATCTAGGATTTTATTTTGAAATTCTATTCTCATAATTGATTCAAAAATGACTTTAACTACATCATCAATGTAAATTGGTTGAATCAAATAGTTTCCTGGGCCTGGAATTTGTAGTTGATTATTTTTAATTTGTTTTTTTAATAGTTTTGTAAGATAATCATCTTTTCCAATGATGTAGGATGGGCGAAAAATTGTGAAATTCAATCCTGAATTAATAATTGATCGCTCTGCTTTATACTTAGAAATGAAATAACCTAAAGAAGTGTTTGAGGAAACACCAAGACCACTTAGATAAACAATTTTTTTAATTTTTGCATTTTCACACAAGTTTACAATTTTTTTTGTTAGTTCAACATTAATAGAATTATAATCAATTTCTACAGATTGTTTTCCAATACCTATTAAATGAATTAGTGCATCTGAGTTTTGAATTTTTGAAATTATGTTTTTTTCATCAAAGTTTTTTGAGATAATTTTTATTTCATTTTTTAATGGTTTGAAATCCCTTCTCGAAATTGAAATCAATTTAACATTGTTTTTAGACAAATATTTTCTTAGATTCTTTCCAATAAATCCAGTTGCACCAGTAATGACAACTTGATTTAATTTAACCATGAGAATTACAGGTAATTTTTTTATTTTAATCTATTTGGTATTGAAGAAACAGGTACAAACAAGAGTTAATACAGTAAAATTGATATGACAAATGTGGAAGAAAAGACAAAGTTAAGAACAGGTTTCACAACTGGAAGTTCAGCTACTGCTGCTGCCAAAGCAGGATTATTATCAATAATAAATCATAAAAAAATTCAAAATGTAGAAATTTTGTTACCAAATAGAAATTCAATACAAATTCCAATTAACTTTTGTGAGTTTGGAACAAACTTTGCAAGATGTGTAGTGATTAAAGATGGAGGTGATGATCCTGACGTTACACATGGTGCTGAGATCGTTGTTGAATTAGAAATTACTGAAAAAAGTAACACAATTGAAATTAATGGTGGTGAAGGTGTTGGGATTGTTACAAAACCTGGTTTGGGTTTGGAGATAAACAAGCCAGCAATTAATCCAGTTCCTAAAAAAATGATTATTGAGAATTTAAGAGAAATTGGAGAAAAAATGCTTGAAAAAAATGGAATTAGAATTCTAATTTCTGTTCCAAAAGGAAAAGAATTAGGACCAAAAACCGATAATCCAAGATTAGGAATTAAGGACGGGATTTCAATTTTAGGAACAAGTGGAATTGTAGTACCATTTTCTACTGCATCTTATGCTGCATCAATTAGACAGAATTTGGATGTAGCAATTGCTATGGGTAATGACACAGTTGTGTTAACAACAGGAGGAAGAAGTGAAGATTTTGCAAAGAAAATTGTAGATTTACCAGAGCATTGTTTCGTTCAGATGGGAGATTTTTCTGGATATACTATTCAACAGTGTAGTAAAAAAAATATCAAAAAGGCATTTGTTGTTGGATTCATAGGAAAGCTTGCAAAGATGGCTGCAGGTGTAAAACAAACTCATGTTAAGGGATCTAAAGTAGATATGTTATTTTTATCAGAACTTGCAAAAAAAGCTAATGCCAAAGATAGTGTAATTGAAGATATCAAAAAGGCAAATACTGCAAGACATGTATCTGAAATAATTCAAGAAAATAAGATAGATGGTTTTTTTGAATTAATATGTAATGAAACTCATAAACATATGAGAAAACATTCTGAAGAAAAAGTATCAATTGATGTAATATTGTTTGATTTTGAAGGAAATGTTTTGGCTAGAAAATCTGAAGAGTAAGGTATTTTATTAAAGTCTGAAGGTTTTGAATATGGAAAAAACTTCAGTTTTAGCAATTACTAAAAATGGGGTAAATATTGGATTAAATTTGAAAGAATTATTTCCAAATTGGAGAATTTATGCTCCAGAAAAATTTTCAGATAAAAATAATAATATTATTTGGTATTCTGAGCCTACATCAGATAAAATTATAGAACTTTTCAAAAATAATAATGCATTAATCTGTCTTTTTTCATTGGGCGCAGTAATTAGATTGATTGCCCCACATCTCAAAGATAAAAAAACAGATCCTGCAGTAATTGTAATTGATGATAAAATAAATTTTGTGATTAGTGTTTTATCTGGACATATAGGAGGTGCAAATGAGCTAACACAAGAAATTGCAACAAAATTAGATGCAATACCAGTAATCACTACAGCGGCAGATGTTAACAAAACAATAGCAGTTGATCTTGTTGGAAGAGATTTTGGGTGGAAAATTGATGATGATTCTACAGTAACTAGAATTAGTGCACAAATGGTAAATGAAGAGCCTATTGGTGTATTTCAACAAGCTGGGAATAAAAATTGGTACAAAAATTTACCAAAAAATGTAACAATTTATGATGATTTTGAACAATTAAAAAAATCAAATTCTAAAGCATATCTAATAATTTCTGATGAATTAATTGATGATGTATTATCAAAAGAATCTGTCATCTATCGTCCCCCAAGTTTAGTAATTGGTGTTGGACTTCACTGGGATACTACAAAAGAAGAAATCATGAATGGGATCAAGTTATGTCTTAAGAAGTTTAGATTAAGTGAAAAATCAATTTCAAAGCTTGTATCTATAAAAAAACCACAAGATGTGCAAGGGTTAATAGACATTGGAAAAGAACTAAAAGTTCCCGTGGAATATGTCAACAGAGAGGATCTTGCAGAAATTACTGCCCCAAATCCTTCAGAAACTGTAAAAGCCTTTGAAGGAACTGCAAGTGTTTCAGAAGCTGCAGCAATCAAAGTTTCTGGTGGAGAACTTGTTGTAGAAAAGCAGAAATTTCCACCAAATTTGACAATAGCTATAGCGAGGATTGTAAATTGAAGCGGGGATTATTATTAATCGATAGAGGGAGCAGGGAAAGAGAGGCATCAGAAGAATTAGAAATAATTTGTAAAGGAATTATGGCTAAAGGCAACTATGAAGTTGTAGATTTCTGTTTCTTAGAGGTAGAACCGCCATATATTGAAGACGGGGTATCAAAATGTCTTAAAGAGGATATTGATTCTTTAACTATAGTTCCATATTTTTTGTATCCCGGTAAAAAAGTTAAAAATGCAGTAACAGATGTAATGAAATTTCAAAAAGATACCAAGGTAAAATTTTTAGTGACAAAACCAATGAGCATGCATAAAACATTAATTGATATTGTAGAAAATAGAATATCTACAACTCTAAAAGAGAATCAAATAACCATTCCAAAGAAAGAAGTGGATGTAATGATTATTGGTCACGGTAGCAAAGATCCTAATGCTCAGATATCACTTAATTATATTGTAAATGATTTAAAAAATTCTTATAGAAATGTCAGCAGATGTTGGTTAGAAATTGAACAGCCTGATATTTTTGAAGGAATAAAAAAATGTGAAAAAGATGAACCCAAAGTTCTAGTGATTGTTTTTTATTTTCTTCATGAAGGAGCACATGTCAAAACTGATATCAATAATGATTTAATTCCAGCATTAGATAAGTCTAATATAAAAAAATCATACATAACAAAACACATAGGAACAGATCAAAAAATTATTGATTTAATTATTGAGAGAGCAAAAGAGGTAGAAGATGCAAACTGAAAAAGGCCAATCAATTGAAGATGCAAGTATGCAGATGATTGAGGAAGAAATAGGTGAACACAGTTATAATGAAATGGAATGGCCAATCGTTAGAAGAATAATTCATTCAACAGCTGACTTTGATTTTGCAGATAAGAACAGAGTAATTTTTCAAAAAAATGCAATTCAAAGTGGAATAAATGCATTAAGAAATGGATGCAGTATTGTAGTTGATGTAAATGGAGTGATTGGGGGTTTGAATAAACAAAATCCAAAAGATTTTGGGAATAATATAATCTGCAATATTTCAGATCCAAAAATGATGGAATTGGCAAAAAAGGAGGGAAAAACACGCTCTCAAGTATCAATGAGGGCAGCAAAATCAGATATTAATGGAGGAGTTGTAGCCATTGGAAATGCACCAACTGCACTTTTGGAAGTAATTCAGATGGTAGAGGAAGGAATTGTAAAACCAGCTCTAATTATTGGAATACCAGTTGGATTCATTTGTGCAGCAGAATCAAAGGAAGAATTATCAAAACTAGAAGAAATACCATTTATCACTAATTTAGGTAGAAAAGGTGGAAGTTCAGCTGCCTCTGCAATAATTAATGCACTATTCAAATTAATCAGAGCAGAATTAGGTTCTTGAGTATTTTATACAATTATTTACAAAAATTTTTGCATAGTTAGAACTATCAAAATAGAGATGGCCATATGATGCAAGAGTGTTATTTTGCATCATTCCATCTTTATGATTTTTGATCCCATCACCAATTTCTAAATCATATACAAATTTTGAATCATTAGAAACATCTTCTAATTTAGAATAGTGAAATTCATGTCCTTGAATGGAATGTGGTTTATATGAAATGGGAGTTTTTTTAATTATCTTACCCTTTGTGTAATTTAGTGTCATTTTTTTAGTCATTCTTGTTTTTGCATCAAACAAACCAATCATTTGGTATTTTTTATTATCAATTTCTATAGATTTTGTGAGATACATTAATCCACCGCATTCAGCATAGATAGGGATATTATCTTCAGCTAAATTTTTTATTATTTTTTTCATTGACTGATTTTTTGCAAGTGATGAACCTAATACTTCAGGAAATCCCCCACCTATGTAAATTCCATCACATTTTGGGATTTTTTTGTCTTTAATTGGGCTGAAAAATTTTATAGTTGCACCTTCTCTTCTTAATGATTCTAAATTATCTTGATAGTAGAAATTAAATGAAGTATCTAGTGCTACAGCAATAGTAATTTTTTCTTTTTTATGTTCAGGTTTAGATATTTTTGGAAGAATAATTGAATTAGTTGCTATTGAAATTATTTGTTGAATATCCAAAGTTTTTGATATAATTTTTGAGATTTTTTCAATTTGGTTTTTCAGAGTTTTTTTATCCAATGTAGAAATTAATCCTAGATGTCTTGATTCTAAATTCAAAAGAGGATTTTTTGGAATTGTCCCAATAATTGGAATTTTAATTTTTTCTAATGCATTTTTACATAAAAATTCATGCTTTTTGCTTCCTATTTTATTAAGAATTACACCTACAATTCGAGAATTATTATGAAATTTTAGAAATCCCAATAGTGTTGCTGCAATTGAGCGGGCTGTTTTACTTGCATCTAAAACTAAGATAACAGGAGATTTTGTTATTGAAGCAACATGATGTGTACTAGCAAAGTTTGAGTGACCAGAGAATCCATCATAATAACCCATAACTCCTTCAATAATTGATATATTGCTTTTAGAATTTGAGATAAAACTTTTCAAAAGATTAGTCCTTCCCATCAACCAAGCATCTAGATTGTATACTTCACGGTTTGAAATACTTGAAAGATAACTAGGATCAATATAGTCAGGACCTACTTTGAAAGGTTGAATTGAAAATCCTTGTTTTTGAAGAGCATAAATGATAGAGCAGGTAATAGAAGTTTTTCCTACTCCACTTGTTGCTCCAGCTATTACTATTCTAGGAATTTGCAATTTGCATGACTAGAACCAGTTTTTATTTAAAGTGATATGTTTTTAGAAATCCTCAATGTTTTTAGTTAGAATATTAAACTAAAGAACATGGAAAAAGATGGGTTAGTTATTGTTTATACTGGTAAAGGGAAAGGAAAAACAACTGCTGCTTTAGGATTAGCTTTGAGAGCTACTGGTTATCAAAAAAAAATTTGCATGATTCAATTCATTAAAGGATCATGGCATTATGGAGAAATGGATTCATCAAAGAGGCTAGAACCAGAATTTGAAATGGTAGCTATAGGAAAAGGATTTGTTGGAATTATTGATGACAGGAGTACAAAGGAAGAACATGAAAAAATTGCAAATGAAGCAATAAAGATCAGTAGTGAAAAAATCCAGTCAAAAAATTACGATATAATAATTTTAGATGAGGTTAATTATGCAGTAAATTTAGGATTGGTATCACTCAATGATGTTTTAAATTTAATAAAATCCAAACCGAAAGAATTGGATTTAGTACTTACTGGAAACTATGCTAAAGAAGAGGTTATTGAAATGGCTGATCTAGTTACAGAAATGAAGGAGATAAAACACCCGTTTCAAAAAGGAATTAAAGCCAAAAGAGGAATTGATTTTTAGTCAGCAACATTAAATTACACAGATAGGGGTTTTAGAAGAAATGTCTACAGAAATTCAAGAAATGCCTGAACAGGGAGAAATTGTACTTGCTACAATTACCAAAGTGATGGATCATGGGGCATATGTTACATTAGATGAGTATGATGATATTCAGGGATTTTTACATATTTCAGAGATTGCACCAGGGTGGATAAGATCAGTTAATAGATTTATTCGTGATGGTGAGAAAAAAGTTCTCCTTGTAAAGAAGGTAAATTCACAGCGTGGAGATATTGACTTGTCACTTAAACAAGTATCAAATGATCAGAAAAAACAAAAACTAAAAGAAGTTAAAAAATTTGAAAAAGGTAAGACAATTTTGCAAAATGTAAAAGAAAAGGCAAAATTATCTGATACTGAAATTGAAAAATTAGAAGACAGTATTTATTCTAAATTTGATTCAGTATATGATGCATTTATTGAAATAGCAAGAAATGGAATTGAATCAGTAAAAGATCTAAAACTCGCAAAAAAAACTGCAACAGTTATTGAAGAGATTTGCTCAAAGATTAAGCTGCCATCAGTAGAAATAAGAGGAATAATGGAAATTACAAATCAAGGATCAGATGGTGTAGAAATAATTAAAAAAACTTTATTGGATGCAATAAAAAAAGATTCTACTATTGATATAACTTATCTTGGTGCACCAAAATATCGATTATCAATTACATCTGAAAATTTCAAAGCTGCAGAAAAAGCTCTCAAACCAATAATTGCTGAAATACAAACTAATATAGAAAAAAAGAAAGGATCATTCAAATTTACTAGGGAAGAATCTAAGAAAACCAGAGAGAACTAAAATGAGATTTCAATTAAGAAAATGTTTGAATTGTAATCATTATACATTAAAAGAAAAATGTGTAAAGTGTAACCAAGATACAATTTCTGCACATCCAGCAAAATTTTCACCTGATGACAAATATATGAGATACAGATTAGCAGACAGATATACTTAGATTAAATTTTTAGAGAAAATATTCATAACATTTAAGAATTATTAGGGTGGTGAATACCGTCCTTCAAGTTTAGTTTCAGCAATAATATGATTTTTCATTGAATTTTCTAATTCTTTTTTGGTAGAACCTTCTTTTAGATCTAATTTTGTATCTAATGCATATAGTTTGAAGATGTAAGTATGTTCTTTATCTGGCGGAGCAGGACCACCATATCCAATTTCTCCAAAATCAGTTTTACCTTCAATACTATTTTTTGGAGTAGAATTTTCTTGAATTTCTAGGGAGTTAGGTTCAATATTCCATAATACCCAATGAACCCAAACCTTTCCAACAGCCCCCATAGCATCAGGATCATCCATAATTAATGCCAGTGATAACGTATTATCTGGAACTCCTTTGATTTTTAGTGGAGGATTATGATTACCATGTTTATAACCAAACTTCTTTGGAATTACTTCTCCATTTTGGAATGCATCACTTTCTAGAGTTAATGACACCATAGATTTTATTTAAAATACATTAAGTTAAATTTTTCTAAGATTCCAAAACTATTTTATCATTTGAAAGTGAAATGATAGAGCTGCCAAGTTTTTTAACATTTTTTTTAAGTTCCTTGTCCATTGTTGCAATAATTACATTATTCTTTGAAGCATAATTAAGTAATTTTTTATCGGCAAATGATCCATTAATAGGGATTATTTTGAATTTTTTTATGAAATCTAAAGTTATCGATATGCTATTTTTCTTTTCTGGATTTTTTAATAATTTTAATAATTCATTTTTTACTACTTGAGGAACTACAAAAGTAATTTGGCCAATTTCTGTACCTAAATTATCTATATTTTTTATTCTTTTATTAGCAATATGAATTAGAAAATTTGTATCACAGATAACTTCAACCAACTATTCCTGCACCAATTAATCGCCATCGTTCTGATATTCTTCTACTTATTGCTACATTTCCACCATCAAAAATGCATGCAGGTCGTCTTAATTCAATTTCAATATTATTTGATTTAATTTTAGTAACCTTTCCTAGCACAGGAGCAGTTCCGATATTTAATCTGAGCAATTCTCCTGCTTGGATTGGTTGTACCTTAATATCTTCAGTAGTACCTACAGCAGAATCAAAAAGATTTACTTCTAGTTTTAGCAATGTAGAGTTTTCAGGAAGTGTACCAGGTTTTCCAATAACTGAACCAATAAAGGAATCACTTCTAGTCATGGATGGATCTAATTTTGTTCCAATGGCTACCAAACCACCTGGTTTTACGGATTCAACAATCCCAGCAGCTGTACCTAATGATGTAATTTCTGTAAGTAATGGTTCATATGATTTTTTTTTCTCATTTAAAATTCCAGGTTTAATTTCTATTTCATCTCCTACATTAAAAATTCCCTGAGTAAGACTTCCACCAATAACTCCTCCTTTGATATTTTTTAATTTAGTTCCTGGTTTGTTTACATCAAATGATCTTAGAACATGCATAACAGTATCTTTTTTTTCATCTCTTTCAGGTGTTTTAATGGTGTTTTCTATAGCGCCGATTAGTGCATCAATGTTTAATTTTGATTGAGCTGAGATTGGTATTACAGGTGCTTTAGCTGCAAAAGTTCCTTTAACAAATTTTGATATTTCCTGAAAATTGTCAAGTGCTTCTTTGTAAGATAATAAATCAACTTTATTTTGGACCACAACGATTTGTTGAATACCTAATGTTTGAAGAGCTAAAAGATGTTCTTTGGTTTGGGGTTTTGGAACTTTTTCATTTGCGGCAACCAGTAACATAGCACCATCCATTAATGCAGAACCTGAGAGCATATTTGCCATTAAACTTTCGTGGCCTGGACTATCAACAAAACTAACTACCCTTGATAATTCACTTTCTTTACCACAATTATTACACCTTGGTGTAGTAGAATATCCTAAAGGTTCTTCACATTTTTTACATTTGTAAAATGCTGCATCAGAATAACCTACACGAATAGTGATACCACGTTTTAATTCTTGACTATGAACACTAGTCCATGAGCCTGTTAATGCTTGAATTAAAGTAGTTTTTCCATGATCTACATGACCAGCAGTTCCAATATTTACACAAGGCTGATATCCATATTTTTTAATATACCATTCAGGAAGTGTATCTCTCCAATGCATGAATCAAAATGAAGAATCGGTATATGTTAAGTTATTCTTTTTTATCTTCAGTTTTTTCTTCTGTAGCTTCAGAAGTTTCATCTACAGGAGCTTCAACTGGTAATTCACCATCAAATTTACAATTTATTTGATAGATTTCTTCAGATACAGTGTTTCCTCGCATTAATTTTCTAACTCTTTGTCCAATTTCTGCATCTTGAAGACCAACTCCTTTTGAAAGTAAAACATATTTTCTTGCAGAACCATGAATATCATTTCTCATAGGAACGCCAGATTTGTCACTTCCTCCAGTAAGTTTTAATTTTCCATTCAATCCAACAATTGATGCATCAGTTTCTTTTCCTAATTCTAATCCCAGTAATGGATTAGCGTCGCTATCTTTGAGTTCCTTAGAAATGGATTTTCCTGTGATATCTGAAATTGTTAGCTTGAAGTTTGCCAAGTATTCCAAAAAAATTATGAACGACTAATTAACGTTTGGACATTATTTTTAAATCAAGATTATCAAAGATAGGCATGACAGAAGAAATCAGATGTCCAAGATGTGATAAGAAAATGGTAGATATGCAAGCATGTCATATGTTTTGTCCTAATTGTGGGGCTCACTTGGATTGTTCTGATAAAGGAAATTTTTGGTAGTTAAATTCCCGGTCGATCTGGTATGTAATCAGTTGCCATGTTAACTGCCTGATCTTTCATAATCTCAAGATAAGTATCATAATCTGCTTCAAAATTGCAATGTGGACACTTTACATTTGTAATATCATCATCTAAAATCGCAACTTTTTCACACTCTGGGCATCTTGCATCCATGTATAATATTCTCAATTAAGATATTTAATCATAATCAAACAAGATTTTCTAGCGGAGTTAGTCTAGCTCGGTAAGATGTCAGCTTCCCAAGCTGAAGGTCGCGGGTTCAAATCCCGCACTCCGCATTATAATTCTCTGATTGCTTGTTCTATTATTCCTCTATCTGGTGCTCGTGGATAATATTTTAAATAATTTTTTAGATCCTCTTTGGCTCCTGAAATATTATTTTGTTTTTCTCGTATGTATGCACGATTTTTGTAAATCTTGGCAGATCTGTTTGGATTAATTTCAATAGCTTTTGTATAATTTTCCTCAGCCTTTTCGAATTTATTTGATTTTAGATAAAAATTACCCAATCCATTATAACTAAGATATGAATTAGGATTTGATTTCAAGCATTTTTCATAAAACTGGGTACACTCTGATGATTTTTGTGAATTTAGTAAGGAACCATAAAGATGTAATGCAGTAGAGTTGTTTGGATTAAGTTCTATTGCTTTTTTTAATAATTCTCCTGCCTTTGCAAAATTATTTTGAATTTGGTATCTCTCAGAAATCAGACACAATCTATTTGATTCATTATCATTACTTTCAAGATTGATTGAAGATAAAATATCAGAAGTGGTCAATATAATTAATAGTCGTCCTTCTTCTGCCCATTGTTTATCAAAAATTTCTTCAGGTATTGCTCCCTCTTGTTGTTCACCTTCTTTATTTCCTTTTTGAATATAATGAAGTATTGATTTTTCTTCAATATCGTATCCAGTAATTACAGATGCATGTTGGGTGATTTCTGGAATTCCTGGAAGAATAACAATTGGAGGTATACCAACATCAATAATTTTTTTTAGTTCTGATAATGAGGAATGAATAATTTTACAGGTGAGGCCATGTCTTTCTGCAAGTTCTATTCCTTCAATTAGAATACTACCAGAATATCCAGAGTAGTTTTTGGCAATTTCTTGTGCTTCAACCATAGGTAATTGTACATTCCAATATT of the Nitrosopumilus sp. genome contains:
- a CDS encoding tetratricopeptide repeat protein; this translates as MEPENHELLLPLVDEENICLPLPINVVSKYWNVQLPMVEAQEIAKNYSGYSGSILIEGIELAERHGLTCKIIHSSLSELKKIIDVGIPPIVILPGIPEITQHASVITGYDIEEKSILHYIQKGNKEGEQQEGAIPEEIFDKQWAEEGRLLIILTTSDILSSINLESNDNESNRLCLISERYQIQNNFAKAGELLKKAIELNPNNSTALHLYGSLLNSQKSSECTQFYEKCLKSNPNSYLSYNGLGNFYLKSNKFEKAEENYTKAIEINPNRSAKIYKNRAYIREKQNNISGAKEDLKNYLKYYPRAPDRGIIEQAIREL